GGTGGTGAAGTAATTAGTGCGGAAGTCATAGTCTGACCTCTCGGCTGAACTGAACCTCCCATAAGATGGGGCCAATACATACTCACGtgacccaactctccacactcatagcaaccttGATCTACAAATGGCGGCGGGGAATAAACCGAAGCCTGAGAACCAGAATAGCCGCTAGAAGAATCAGGTACTGACGAACCCTGAACTGACGGAGCACGGGATAAACTCTAAGCTGGGAGAGCACTAAAAGATGAATGACCGAGATGATCAATGTATGAACCAttgctagctgatgcaccacgatgaaccggaCGAGCTATCTTAGCGgccctataaggacgacccctgttgtgaTGGGGTtgtcctccagatgaggcactgctAAAACCACTTGAaccttgaggcctcttggcctccctctcctcaccctCTTGACTGAGAACCAGCTCTAAGCGTCTAGCAATATCGACCACCTGGACAAACCTCACACCAGTCATAACCTCCCGAGCCATACTGAAGCGTAATCCAtaattgaggccatcaatgaacctcttaatcctctccctctcagtgggaaccaaccatgatgcgtgacgagccaactttgcaaacctcatctcatacaGAGTCACTACCATACCCTCCTAGCATAGCTACTCAAACTGTCTAGCCACTCCTCTCTACGAGTctgtgggacaaacttctctaagaagagaatcgagaactcatgccatgtaagtggtgccgCATCGGCTGGCCTGCCCAACTCATAGTCCTCCCACCGTCTGTAGGCTACCCctatcagctgaaaagtagtaaatgaaactccactagtctccaaaatacccgctaTGTGAAGGATCTATTGGCACCTATCTATAAAATCTTGAGCATTCTCTGGCTCTGCCCTGCTTAActctggaggcttaagcctcgCAGACcgctctagtctcttctgctcctcatcactcataggtgggcCAACCTTGGCCCAAGCAGTAGCAACCGGCTGggttggtagtacccccggtgtttgGAGTCCCTAAGCTACCTGCTCTGGAATACAGGTGGCGGAAGTTTGAGCGCTTCCCCCGACCTAAGAAGTGGCGGGTGCAGCTTGAACTGAGACTGCCTGAGCCAGGCtcgtgcacacagtcaaaatATAGGCTAAGGCCtcttgaaggcctagaatcacaatgggcatagctggtgcctgagatGGTCCTATCGGCTCAACAATATCTGGTATCTGCTCCTCAGCAGGGGCAACTAATGGCTCTACAGGTGTTGCTCTAGCTGTAGTACGAGCcgctcctcggcctctaccgcggccccaGCCTTTCACGGACCTAGCTGGTGGAACTGGTGGTCGTCCGTAGGactatactaaacctgctcatgactcgtgagaactAAGCAACCTAGAGCtgagataccaacttgtcacgacccagaatcccaacctgtcgtgatggcgcctaacacacatcctaggcaagccaacaatcataTAACAGCTAAACATTTGAATAAAACATGTTTTAATAAACTAATCAACAGAGAATCTcataaatatctaataaaagtAACTGAAACTCTACTACAACTATCCTAAaacctggtgtcaacgagtaAATGAGCACTACTAAGTATCAACATAAACCAAAACTCTAGTACAATTGTCTGAATAATAGAACATTACTGAAGATAATAACAATGAAATAAAGTCAACGCAAGTACTGTCAATAGAAGCTACCTTGAAGTCATAGAAGCTACCTTGAAGTCTCAACGCAAGTACTGTCAATGATCTAGCAATTACCGCATCCAgatatacctagatctgcacacgaagtgccgagtgtagtatgagtacaacagacccaatatactcaataagtaacatgacTAACCTTAGACTGAAAGGAGTGACAAGGTCAGAAGGATACAGTCAAATCCAATATAATGACAACACAGTTTAGATAATGACAATGACAGTAAATAACTTAGAAAACCTCCACATTCAACTCCTCCATGATACATAAATCTAGACATACTTTCAAGGTCATAATTAGAGACCAACACTGATAAGAACGGTCAGgtatagctagcatgaggaatggtacatctctatgcctacatgttaaaTATGCATGTCAAAAGTAAGGTATCTCAGAGTGCTCAATCTGCCTATCTCAATGcccactcatcacacacacaATCTCTTAGCACTGTACGGGCGcctggcatcaatgcccctcacaaAAGCACATGTAGATATCATtgtgcctgcgctcactgctggtgtgtcagactccggaggggcggatcttacccaagcactaatataaagcctataagtctTACTACGGCGTATAGCCTAattcacaataataaataagccaataaggcctgatgcgacgtgcagcccaatccacaCTAACACTCACAACATGTCTCTtaggcccacctcagtcatcaatctctctagtctcaagggctcacaaatctcgtacgactcagcccaaataacaataTGTGATGTAATAGTAAATgctaacatagactgagatatgatatgcaaatgaagaatcatgactgagtacataattgcagttaacgcagataactcaaaacaataGAAATAATCTCACTGTGTCTCAAccaaataagcatatagcctaaacatgattacTAATATGAATtatagctcaattactctaacacgtaggagTTACACAAATAAAACAAGACTTGATAACAGTATAAGAATCCACCCGGATCAGGATTtgccatggtgcacgcccacacgcccgtcaactAGCATGTGTGTAACCCCTATACAAACCATATAACATGTTTCCCAGGGATTTATACCATTagttccaagtttagaagtgttacttacctcaaagcgtgCAACtcactactccaacaagcccttgcctcgagaatcggcctccaaacgactcggatctagtcacaaacaacttaatataatcaatacaagatATAGGAATCGATTCCTTACGATAAAggtaagatctttaaccaaaatcaaaaagtcagcccaaaaagtcaaacccatgTCCGCACcacggaacctgacaaaattcacaaaatccgaatacccattcaactatgagtccaaccataccaaaatcatccaattccaaccacaaatcaaccctcaaaatcccaaatcttactctccaatacattATCAAAAATTTCGCCAAATTTCACATCAAACACACATAATCTAAGTGAAAACAT
The DNA window shown above is from Nicotiana tomentosiformis chromosome 8, ASM39032v3, whole genome shotgun sequence and carries:
- the LOC138897499 gene encoding uncharacterized protein, which produces MVVTLYEMRFAKLARHASWLVPTERERIKRFIDGLNYGLRFSMAREVMTGVRFVQVVDIARRLELVLSQEGEEREAKRPQGSSGFSSASSGGQPHHNRGRPYRAAKIARPVHRGASASNGSYIDHLGHSSFSALPA